TTTCACTAATTTGCGGAGCCTGCGCTTAGCGAGATGGATACGCCAGGAAACTGTGGATTCAGCGCATCCCAGCCGATGCGCCGCCTCGGCATGAGTGCAGTCCTCGAGGAAGACCAAGGCGACGGCCTCCCGCTGCTCTGGAGGAAGTGACTGCATAAGATCAAATGCGCGCTCGCTGACAGCATCCCCGTTCCTCCCATCTTGAGCGGTCTCCAGATGCCGGGCTGCAAGTTCGAGTTTTGCCTCATGGGCACGTTTGGCTCGGAGTGCATCTCGGGCCGTGTTTGCACAGATCCGGTACAGCCATGCCTGGAAAGTCGTACTTTCCTGCAACCCTCTGATCCCCCTTGCTGCTTTGATGAAACTGTCCTGAGTGACATCATCGGCGGCGCCGTCATCGAGCAAGATCCTGAAGGCGAATGCCCTGAGCCGGTGGTAGTAGCGGTCAAAGAGACGACCGAAGGCATGCTCGTCGCCCGATGCAGCTTGCGCAGCCAAATCGGCGTCCGGGAGGTTATCGTCATCGTTCGACATGTGTGCATGTTTAACTATAAGACGTGTGTCGCCTTGCAAATCCTTGGAGATTTTCGATTTTTTTAAATTACAACGCTCTCCCCACCTGCCACTGGGGTGATATCTCCACATTGACGGAGCTTTGCTCGCCTGCGAGAAGATGGTGCAGGGCGGCGAAGGCGATCATGGCGGCATTATCCGTGGCAAGCTCCGGAGCGGGGAGGTGCAATCTCCATCCCCTGGAACTGCAGAGATCCTGAAGTCCCCGCCGCAGGGCGCTGTTGGCTGCGACGCCGCCGGAGACAGCGACTTCATGGAGCCCGGTGAGCTCCATCGCTCGTGTGGTTTTTTCCAAGAGCACTCCCACGATGGCCTTCCGAATGGAGGCGCAGAGATCGGCCAGGTCTCCCGGTTCCTTGGTAAGTGAGGGATGCTTTTCCAGAAAATAACGAACCGAGGTCTTGAGCCCGCTGAAGCTGAAATCGAGATTCCCTTTTTCCATCAGCGCCTTGGGAAATTCATGGCGATCGGGATTCCCGAGTTCCGCCAGACGATCAATCTCGATACCTCCGGGATAGGGAAGTCCGAGTAGTTTTGCCGTTTTGTCAAAGGCCTCACCTGCCGCATCATCCAATGTCCTGCCCAGTACGGTGTAGTCACCGGCAGATTTGACACGGGTCAGTTGCGTGTGGCCGCCGCTCACCAGCAGTGCGAGATGATCCGGGATCTCCCCGGCTCCAAGAAAGGGAGAGAGCAGGTGTCCTTCCAGATGATTGAGAGCAAGGTAGGGAATGCCAAGGCTCAGAGCGAAACCCTTCGCGTAACAGGCTCCGACAAGCAATGCGGGAGCAAGGCCCGGTCCCGAAGTGGCCACGATGGCCCCCAGTTCCGTTGCTTGAACACCGGCCTCATCCAGCGCACGTCGGACCAGGGGATCGACCGCCAGAAGATGATTGCGAGAGGCCACCTCAGGCACAACACCGCCGAAGCGCGCATGCTCCTCGGCTTGCGAAGCGATAAGGCTG
This window of the Verrucomicrobiota bacterium genome carries:
- the tsaD gene encoding tRNA (adenosine(37)-N6)-threonylcarbamoyltransferase complex transferase subunit TsaD, encoding MKSFDPQSPILAIESSCDETAVAVLRAPGIILSSLIASQAEEHARFGGVVPEVASRNHLLAVDPLVRRALDEAGVQATELGAIVATSGPGLAPALLVGACYAKGFALSLGIPYLALNHLEGHLLSPFLGAGEIPDHLALLVSGGHTQLTRVKSAGDYTVLGRTLDDAAGEAFDKTAKLLGLPYPGGIEIDRLAELGNPDRHEFPKALMEKGNLDFSFSGLKTSVRYFLEKHPSLTKEPGDLADLCASIRKAIVGVLLEKTTRAMELTGLHEVAVSGGVAANSALRRGLQDLCSSRGWRLHLPAPELATDNAAMIAFAALHHLLAGEQSSVNVEISPQWQVGRAL
- a CDS encoding RNA polymerase sigma factor encodes the protein MSNDDDNLPDADLAAQAASGDEHAFGRLFDRYYHRLRAFAFRILLDDGAADDVTQDSFIKAARGIRGLQESTTFQAWLYRICANTARDALRAKRAHEAKLELAARHLETAQDGRNGDAVSERAFDLMQSLPPEQREAVALVFLEDCTHAEAAHRLGCAESTVSWRIHLAKRRLRKLVKA